The Acidobacteriota bacterium genome includes a window with the following:
- a CDS encoding AraC family transcriptional regulator, which translates to MMKSAAVPNETHMLASVGDPVSRPGHSMESQRFVSRPQFTVRHTATDNCEFEPHSHSAFTITAVLAGRIQATIGEGTFELSAGEAALTNVGQNHSARASEVEFVSIGVGPVLVNELVAEIGLTRTTADIVFRASVVTDQTITQTAGLIATEISDERWGHDEMLNALVRQLVIHLLRSHLTVRMSEQIELSRAGPVDRRLRRAIEFMHDNFGRELAVEEIASAAYLSEYHFARLFKQITRVTPHVYLANLRLERARKLLAETALPISEIAAMVGYQSQSHFSKMFKSVAGLAPRAYRDAAK; encoded by the coding sequence ATGATGAAGAGCGCAGCGGTACCGAACGAAACCCATATGCTTGCCTCAGTCGGAGATCCGGTCTCGCGGCCCGGTCATTCTATGGAGTCCCAGAGGTTCGTTTCGCGGCCCCAGTTCACGGTGCGCCACACAGCAACGGACAATTGCGAGTTTGAGCCGCACTCTCACTCAGCGTTCACCATTACGGCGGTGCTTGCGGGACGGATCCAGGCGACAATCGGCGAGGGCACTTTTGAGTTGTCGGCCGGCGAAGCAGCTTTGACCAACGTTGGTCAGAACCACTCCGCGCGCGCTTCGGAGGTCGAGTTTGTTTCTATTGGAGTAGGCCCGGTTTTGGTGAACGAGCTGGTCGCCGAAATCGGTCTCACGCGCACAACCGCGGACATAGTTTTTCGCGCAAGCGTGGTTACAGACCAGACCATAACGCAAACGGCCGGGTTGATAGCGACCGAAATATCCGACGAGCGGTGGGGACACGACGAGATGCTCAACGCGCTGGTGCGTCAGCTCGTCATTCACCTATTGCGCTCGCATCTCACCGTAAGAATGTCGGAGCAGATCGAGCTTTCGCGCGCCGGACCGGTTGACCGGCGGCTGCGCCGCGCGATCGAGTTCATGCACGATAACTTCGGGCGCGAGCTTGCGGTCGAGGAGATAGCTTCGGCAGCGTACCTTTCGGAGTATCATTTCGCGCGGCTGTTCAAGCAGATTACCCGGGTTACGCCGCACGTCTATCTTGCGAACCTGCGGTTGGAGCGTGCGCGAAAACTGCTTGCGGAGACCGCGCTTCCCATAAGCGAGATTGCTGCGATGGTCGGCTATCAAAGTCAAAGCCACTTTTCGAAGATGTTCAAGTCGGTTGCCGGCCTCGCCCCCCGGGCGTACCGGGATGCCGCAAAGTAG
- a CDS encoding ribbon-helix-helix protein, CopG family, producing the protein MSTLTIELPDSLKQSIEELAAKEGYSVSQFLASAAGEKLAVMMTMDYLRREAASGRREDFEHYMKAVPDVVPSEDDRLN; encoded by the coding sequence ATGAGCACGCTGACGATCGAACTACCGGATTCGCTGAAGCAGAGCATCGAAGAACTCGCTGCAAAAGAGGGCTATTCAGTGAGCCAGTTTTTGGCCAGCGCCGCCGGTGAAAAGCTGGCGGTGATGATGACGATGGACTATCTGCGCCGCGAAGCGGCTTCCGGGCGTCGCGAAGATTTCGAGCATTACATGAAAGCCGTACCAGACGTAGTCCCATCCGAAGACGACCGGCTCAACTAG
- a CDS encoding ABC transporter permease, with protein sequence MFRKISDALRSLFSKDEVERDMDAELRFHLEMEIEKNVARGMSHAAARREALRSFGGVEKFKEECRDVRSGGSIESLMQDTRYGARILLRNPGFTVVAVLTLALGIGANTAIFSVIYGVLMRPLPYKDGTQLVIVQQQAPLAGVLKLPFSVKEVLDYREQNQTLDAVVEHHTMSFTLLGGIEPQRVQTGVVSANFFDVLGVIPIVGRTFVPGDEEHGSDAVLVLSHKYWQQSHGGDPGIVGRVFQMNNRPHTVIGVLPPIPQYPVEEDVYMPTSQCPTRSSEQFMANRNARMMSVFGRLKRDVPVAQAQADLSTIAANLQKQYADSYPTNRGYGAVVSPLQEELTRRAKPTFLILLGTAGLVLLIACANVANLTLARLMRREREMAIRAALGAGRGRLIRQLLTESTLLSLGGGILGLLFAAGGLHLLVNFAARFTTRAGEIRIDGLVLLFTLLVSVVTGLVFGLVPVFSSDQNLTNALKEGGGRTSASASRQRVRNLLIVAQVAVSFMLLIGAGLMVRSLIKLQSVSPGFDPEKVLAIRVSPNWSKYNTPDKTLALFERLLDKVRSQPGVQSAGLASTYPLNQLGITNGPFNRGFQIEGRPIPEGELAPQADFRSASPGYFETIRLALVKGRTFEEADNEKSLNVAVINQSTARHRWSDEDPIGRRVSFDRGQTWVTIIGVVSDVKQYGLDRDPTDEIYIPLAQNGFANNLLVRTAADPMSITSLMREAIYAVDPETAIDRVQTLEQVRTDAVASPRLTAMLLALFAGLALVITAAGIAGVMALSVSQRRRELGIRLALGATPGRVLSMVMRQGMTFVLMGLSIGVAGALLLGRLMSSLLFAVEPTDPITFVAVSGVLMVVAAAACFVPARRVTSIDPMLALRSE encoded by the coding sequence ATGTTCCGAAAGATCTCAGACGCCCTGCGCTCGCTTTTCTCAAAGGACGAAGTGGAGCGCGACATGGACGCAGAACTGCGTTTCCACCTCGAAATGGAGATCGAAAAAAACGTCGCGCGTGGAATGAGCCACGCCGCGGCTCGCCGTGAGGCCTTGCGCAGCTTCGGCGGCGTCGAAAAATTCAAAGAGGAGTGTCGGGATGTGCGCAGCGGCGGCTCAATCGAGTCGCTCATGCAGGACACTCGTTACGGCGCGCGCATTTTGCTGCGCAACCCCGGGTTCACTGTAGTTGCCGTTTTAACCCTGGCACTCGGCATCGGCGCGAACACCGCTATCTTCAGTGTGATCTACGGCGTGCTGATGCGGCCGTTGCCTTACAAGGATGGGACCCAGCTTGTGATCGTCCAGCAGCAGGCTCCGCTTGCCGGTGTCCTTAAGTTGCCATTCTCCGTCAAGGAAGTGCTCGATTACCGCGAGCAGAATCAGACACTCGATGCGGTTGTTGAGCACCACACGATGAGCTTTACGCTTCTCGGTGGCATCGAACCGCAACGCGTCCAGACCGGCGTCGTATCGGCAAACTTCTTCGATGTGTTGGGCGTGATTCCCATTGTCGGTAGGACGTTTGTTCCCGGTGATGAAGAGCACGGCTCTGACGCCGTTTTGGTGCTCAGCCACAAGTACTGGCAACAGAGTCACGGCGGCGATCCGGGAATCGTGGGCAGGGTTTTCCAGATGAACAATCGCCCGCATACCGTTATCGGAGTTCTGCCGCCAATACCGCAGTACCCTGTAGAGGAAGACGTCTACATGCCCACGTCGCAGTGTCCGACTCGCTCCTCCGAACAGTTCATGGCTAATCGGAACGCGCGAATGATGAGCGTGTTCGGCCGTCTCAAACGCGATGTCCCGGTCGCTCAGGCTCAGGCTGATCTGAGCACGATCGCCGCCAACCTGCAGAAGCAGTATGCGGACTCCTATCCTACTAATCGCGGATACGGAGCAGTCGTGTCTCCGCTTCAAGAAGAACTGACGCGTCGAGCGAAGCCGACTTTCTTGATCCTGTTGGGGACGGCCGGTCTGGTGCTGCTCATTGCCTGCGCGAACGTCGCTAATCTCACTCTTGCCAGGCTGATGCGCCGAGAACGCGAGATGGCGATTCGCGCGGCGCTGGGCGCAGGACGTGGCCGTCTGATCAGGCAACTGCTTACCGAGAGCACCCTGCTTTCGCTTGGCGGCGGCATACTTGGGCTGTTGTTTGCGGCGGGAGGATTGCACCTGCTCGTAAACTTCGCCGCCAGGTTTACTACTCGCGCCGGCGAGATCCGTATCGATGGTCTCGTGTTGCTGTTCACGCTGCTGGTTTCCGTAGTGACCGGACTGGTGTTCGGATTGGTGCCCGTGTTCTCCTCGGATCAAAACTTAACCAACGCGTTGAAGGAGGGCGGCGGACGCACCAGCGCCAGCGCGAGCCGGCAGCGTGTTCGAAATCTTCTGATAGTAGCGCAGGTGGCGGTGTCGTTCATGCTGCTTATCGGCGCTGGGCTGATGGTTCGCAGCTTGATCAAGCTGCAGAGCGTGAGTCCCGGATTCGATCCCGAGAAAGTGTTGGCGATTAGAGTCAGTCCAAACTGGTCGAAATACAATACGCCGGACAAGACACTGGCGCTGTTCGAGCGGCTACTCGACAAGGTGAGGTCCCAACCGGGCGTGCAGTCCGCGGGATTGGCGTCCACATATCCTTTGAACCAACTCGGCATCACCAACGGTCCGTTTAATAGGGGCTTTCAAATTGAAGGACGCCCGATTCCTGAAGGGGAACTTGCACCTCAGGCCGATTTTCGTTCGGCGAGCCCGGGCTATTTTGAGACCATCCGCCTGGCTCTGGTTAAGGGACGAACCTTTGAAGAGGCGGATAACGAAAAGTCGCTGAACGTGGCCGTGATCAATCAATCGACAGCTCGCCATCGCTGGAGCGATGAAGACCCAATCGGCCGGCGAGTCAGCTTCGATCGCGGTCAAACGTGGGTGACCATCATCGGAGTGGTCAGCGACGTCAAGCAGTACGGGCTGGATCGCGACCCGACCGATGAAATATACATTCCCCTCGCGCAGAACGGCTTTGCAAACAACCTTCTGGTGCGCACCGCCGCCGACCCGATGAGCATTACGAGCCTGATGCGCGAGGCTATCTATGCGGTTGATCCGGAGACGGCGATTGACCGAGTTCAAACGCTCGAGCAAGTGCGGACTGATGCAGTCGCTTCGCCTCGGTTGACGGCGATGCTGCTGGCCCTGTTTGCCGGGCTGGCTCTGGTGATAACCGCTGCGGGAATAGCTGGGGTAATGGCGCTGTCGGTGAGCCAGCGCCGGCGCGAGCTTGGCATTCGGCTCGCTCTGGGGGCAACGCCCGGCCGGGTGCTCAGTATGGTGATGCGGCAGGGAATGACCTTCGTGCTGATGGGATTGTCAATTGGCGTAGCGGGAGCGCTGCTGTTAGGCCGGCTCATGTCCTCGCTGTTGTTTGCTGTCGAGCCTACTGATCCGATCACGTTTGTTGCCGTGTCAGGGGTGTTGATGGTAGTCGCCGCGGCTGCCTGCTTTGTGCCTGCGCGTCGCGTCACGTCGATAGACCCGATGCTGGCTTTGCGAAGCGAGTGA
- a CDS encoding AMP-binding protein translates to MIRPFNYSGITRDADGIAHYDDRPNSLVEMLRATVDKSPDHEALVELGGERVNYRQLWDRSARVAGGLKCAGINRGDRVAIRLCNGLDWCLAFFGVQMAGAIAVPVNTRFSESEVEYVVSDSGSLFSFLPGQPLPDGEPFAVEDLTKSDLAAIFYTSGTTGFPKGAMTTHENFLANTENCRRVVKLPDDGSLRNLVSVPLFHVTGCNSQLLPTCESGDALVIMPAFEVQAFLRAIRDERINLLTSVPAVFWLAINQPDFHEVDAANIRWVTYGGAPIAPELVARIMEAFPNARVGNGFGLTETSSVATFLPHEYAHDRPETVGFAAPVVDLDVFEKDPSTGAGELLVRGANVVKGYWNKPEASSETFVNGWLHTGDMARLDEDGFVQIVDRKKDMICRGGENVYCVEVENALAAHPAVFEVAVIGVADSMMGEKVGAVIVPRPGQKVDVDDLIAFARDHLADFKVPQFVAIRTEPMPRNPGGKMLKPVLRRETEWGKPLR, encoded by the coding sequence ATGATTCGTCCTTTCAACTATTCAGGAATCACTCGCGACGCGGACGGCATAGCTCATTACGACGACCGGCCAAACTCGCTGGTCGAGATGCTGCGAGCCACTGTCGACAAGTCTCCGGATCACGAAGCCCTCGTGGAACTGGGGGGCGAGCGAGTCAACTATCGCCAGCTCTGGGATCGCTCGGCGCGGGTTGCGGGTGGCTTAAAGTGCGCGGGTATCAATCGAGGCGATCGGGTCGCGATTCGACTTTGCAACGGGCTCGACTGGTGCCTGGCGTTCTTTGGAGTCCAGATGGCCGGCGCCATCGCCGTTCCCGTCAACACCAGATTCAGCGAGTCCGAAGTCGAGTACGTTGTGAGTGATTCAGGTTCTCTCTTCTCGTTCCTGCCAGGGCAGCCGTTGCCGGATGGCGAGCCCTTCGCCGTCGAAGACCTGACCAAGAGCGATCTGGCCGCGATCTTCTACACCAGCGGCACCACTGGCTTTCCGAAGGGTGCGATGACCACGCACGAGAATTTTCTTGCGAACACCGAGAACTGCCGTCGCGTGGTGAAGCTCCCGGATGATGGCAGCCTACGAAATCTGGTATCGGTCCCGTTGTTCCACGTCACCGGTTGCAATAGCCAGTTGCTGCCGACCTGCGAATCCGGTGACGCGCTGGTGATCATGCCAGCCTTCGAAGTCCAGGCGTTCCTGCGAGCGATCCGTGACGAGCGGATCAACCTGCTCACCTCGGTTCCCGCTGTCTTCTGGCTTGCGATCAACCAACCGGACTTTCACGAGGTGGACGCAGCCAACATCCGCTGGGTGACATACGGTGGAGCGCCGATCGCGCCGGAGCTCGTTGCCCGAATCATGGAAGCGTTTCCAAACGCTCGCGTCGGAAACGGCTTTGGCCTGACAGAGACGTCCTCGGTTGCAACTTTCCTTCCTCACGAATACGCGCACGACCGGCCGGAGACCGTTGGCTTCGCCGCCCCGGTCGTGGACCTGGATGTTTTCGAGAAAGATCCCTCGACCGGGGCGGGCGAGTTACTCGTGCGCGGAGCCAACGTCGTGAAGGGCTACTGGAACAAACCGGAGGCGAGCTCCGAGACGTTCGTCAACGGCTGGCTGCACACAGGTGATATGGCGCGTCTGGATGAAGACGGCTTCGTGCAGATAGTTGATCGCAAGAAGGACATGATCTGTCGCGGCGGCGAGAATGTTTATTGCGTCGAAGTTGAGAACGCACTAGCTGCACATCCGGCGGTGTTCGAAGTAGCAGTGATCGGAGTAGCCGATTCGATGATGGGCGAGAAGGTCGGGGCAGTAATCGTCCCGCGCCCCGGACAAAAGGTTGACGTCGACGATCTGATCGCCTTCGCGCGCGACCATCTCGCGGATTTCAAAGTCCCACAGTTCGTGGCGATTCGCACGGAGCCAATGCCTCGCAATCCCGGGGGCAAGATGCTGAAGCCGGTGTTGAGAAGAGAGACTGAGTGGGGCAAGCCGCTGAGGTGA
- a CDS encoding PIN domain-containing protein: MRVVFDTNILVAAARSRQGASFALIGSIPAAEFQLCLSVGLYVEWQAVLTRDENLPPDRTADDALGFLRYLASQAHLQEIHFLWRPFLPDADDDMILELAFAAGCRYIVTHNVKDFQGSEELGVTAITPGNFLNLIRSQP, translated from the coding sequence GTGAGAGTCGTATTCGACACAAACATCCTGGTTGCCGCCGCGCGTTCGCGACAGGGCGCGAGTTTCGCGCTTATCGGTTCGATTCCCGCGGCAGAATTCCAGTTATGCCTATCAGTCGGGCTTTACGTCGAATGGCAGGCCGTGCTGACAAGAGATGAGAATCTGCCACCAGACCGCACAGCCGACGACGCGCTTGGGTTTCTTCGCTATCTCGCAAGTCAGGCGCATTTGCAGGAGATTCATTTCTTGTGGCGGCCGTTTCTTCCCGACGCTGATGATGACATGATATTGGAATTGGCTTTCGCTGCTGGTTGCCGCTATATTGTTACTCACAATGTGAAGGACTTTCAGGGCTCGGAGGAACTCGGCGTAACCGCCATAACTCCAGGCAATTTCCTGAACCTGATTCGGAGCCAACCATGA
- a CDS encoding PadR family transcriptional regulator, with amino-acid sequence MAKATDLLQGTLDMLVLKTLALGPMHGWGISQRIQQVSEEVLVINQGSLYPALYRLEQQGLIKAEWGSSENNRQAKYYELTRTGKKQLAEETENWERLSAAVDRILQTT; translated from the coding sequence ATGGCAAAGGCAACCGACCTTTTACAGGGCACGCTCGACATGCTCGTCCTGAAGACGCTGGCTCTTGGGCCGATGCACGGCTGGGGCATTTCTCAGCGCATCCAGCAGGTTTCGGAAGAAGTGCTGGTCATCAACCAGGGCTCACTGTATCCGGCGCTTTACCGGCTCGAGCAACAGGGCTTGATAAAGGCCGAATGGGGAAGCTCTGAAAACAACAGGCAGGCGAAATACTACGAGCTTACCCGCACGGGAAAAAAGCAGCTTGCCGAGGAGACTGAAAACTGGGAACGGTTATCGGCGGCTGTCGATCGCATCTTGCAAACGACCTAG